The window TCGACGAGGCGGAGACGACGAAGCTGGGTGCCGAAGCCCTCTTCTCCGGCGACACCAGGATCGTCCAGCTGCCGTACTACCTGCCCGACTGGAACACCCTGTCCAAGGCCGACAACGAGTCGGGGTTCCAGAAGGTGATGCTCGGCAGGACGAGCGCCGCCGACTTCCTGCACACGCTGGCCGACGACCTCGACAAGGCGCAGGCGGAGTGGAAGGAGCAGCTCCGGACCGGCTGACGGCCCGCAGCGGTCGCGACGCTCCCCGCGACACCCCGGACCGGACGAGGACGACAGTCGCTAGTCCAGGCCCTCCTGGCGCAGCGCGTACATGAGGAGGAACGTCCGGTAGGCCTCGTCGGACACGTCCGCGCAGACGTCGGGCCGCTCGGTCCACGTCGACGTGTTGTCGAGGGCCCGCCGGCACGCCGCCTCGGCCTCGGCCTCGGAAGGGATGTTCGAGAGGAACGCGGCGATCAGCAGGACCACTGCGAGGACGACCACGCCGATACGGATGCGCATGGCCGTTCAACGACCCTACGGCCGCGCCGGTCACTCGCGGCGGGCCGGCGGCCGTGCCGTCACTCCAGGTCGTCGGTGACCGGCGGCAGGTCGGGCTCGATGAACAGGCCGGCGTACTGCGGGCTGGGCAGCGGGGCCGCGGCGGCCGTGTCCGCGGACGCGACCGCGCCGTCGGAGTGCCGCTGGTTCGTGCGAGCGGGCATGTCGGTCATCTCGGTGTCCTGTACGTGTAGGTGTGCGGTGAGAGCCCCGTGACCGAGCCGCTGGTGCGCCTGGCCGGACTGGCCCCGACCGGCGGGGCGGCGAGGTGCCGCTGCCGGTGCCGCGCCGCTCCGGGGTCCGGATCATCATGCGGTGCACGCAGACTGTAACCCTCCCGGCACGGCTTTCCCCCGGAATTGCGAGCCCGGCGTCACCGTCAGTGCGGCGGTGCGGGCTCGATGTTCTGGTTTGCGTGGAAGAGGTTCTGCGGGTCGTAGTCCTGTTTGACCTTGGCGAGGCGGTCGTAATGGCCGCTGTAGGTGGCCCGTACCCGGTCCGGGGACTCGCCCGTGCCCAGGAAGTTGACGTAGGCGCCGCCCATCGAGTGGGGGTGCAGCGCCTCCCAGTACCCGACCGCCCAGTCCCGCAGTGCGGTGGCGTTGGCCGGGTCCGGGTCGATGCCGGCGATGACACCCGACCAGACGGCGTCGCGGTACGCCCACGCGGTGTCGTCGGATCCGACACGGCCCGCCGCGCCGTCGACCGGGTAGAGGTGCATGGTCGACTGACCGGTGGGGAGCTTCTCCGCGAAGGCCGCGTGCACGTCGACCGCGTCGTCGGTGATCTTGTCGAAGAAGTCGCCGCGCCAGTACCACTGGAGCCCGGCGGGCAGGAGTGCGTCGAACATGGTCTGCAGGGCCGGGTAGGGCATCGGCGCCGTGAAGTGGAAGGCGGGCGGCGCCGGTTCGTTCACCACGGCGAGGGTCTGCTCCAGGCCTTCGGGGTCGGCGGTGGAGGACCAGACGACGCCGCACATCTTCTGTCCGTGGATCTCCTCGGGGAAGGGCGGGCCGGGGGGAACGGTCAGTGAGGCGAAGAAGCCGTACAGGTCGTCGGGTGCCTGCGGCAGGAAGTCGCGGTACCAGCGCATGACGTCCTGGAAGTGCTCCAGCGGCCACACGGTGATGCCGACGCCGACCGTGTCCACGGGATGCAGCTCGAAGTCGAACGACGTGACGATGCCGAAGTTCCCGCCGCCTCCGCGCAGCGCCCAGAACAGGTCGGCGTGCTCGCTCGGGTTCGCGGAGACGAAGCTGCCGTCCGCCAGGACGACGTCGGCGGAGACCAGGCTGTCGACGGTGAGGCCGTACTTGCGGGTGAGGTAGCCGTGACCGCCGCCGAGGGTGAGGCCTCCGATGCCGGTCGTCGACATGATGCCCGCCGGGGCGGCGAGGCCGAACGCGTGCGTGGCGTGGTCGAACTCGCCCAGCGTGGCGCCGCCGTCCGCCTGGGCGGTCTGTGTGGCGGGGTCGACCCGCACTCCGTCCATGGGGGAGAGGTCGATCGTGACGGCTCCGTCGACGACGCCGAGCCCCGGGCCGCTGTGGCCGCCGCCCATGACGGCCACGTCCAGGCCGTGCTCCCGGACGAAGTCGACGGCCGCCATGACGTCCGCCGTGTCGTGGCAGCGGACCAGCGCCGCCGGTTTTCTGTCGATCATGGCGTTGTAGACGGTGCGTGCCTCGTCGTACGCCGGGTCGTCCGGGCCGATGACCGGGCCGCGCAGCGCGGTCCGCATGGCTTCCAGTGTGGTGCCGTCCATGGCCTTCTCCTCGCGAGCGTGCGCCCGGCCTCCCCTGGCTCCATCTCATCGGGTGAGGCTGCTGGGCCGACGCCGGCAGCTGGGGATGCCGCGCAGACGGGACCGAACACCGGATGTCGTGTCCTTCAAGAGTCCCGCCGCCGCGCGGGGCCCGCAATCGCGGCGGCGGCTCCCCCAGGACGGGTGTCCCGGGGGAGCCGCCGGGAAAAGTGGTCGGAGCACCGTCCCGGATGGCGTAGAGTTGCAATCACAACGACGCGGGGTGGAGCAGCTCGGTAGCTCGCTGGGCTCATAACCCAGAGGTCGCAGGTTCAAATCCTGTCCCCGCTACTGAAGACGGAGGCCCGGATCCTTTCGAGGATCCGGGCCTCCGTCGTGCGCCCTCGTGACTCCGGGATGCGCGGCTTGACCTTGACGCTGCGTGAAGATCTAGCGTTTCCGGCATGGAGTGGTCCATCCAGGAAATCGCCAGAAGAGCCGGCACCACCAGCCGCACGCTCCGGCACTACGGAGATCTCGGTCTTCTCGTACCGAGCCGCACGGGTGCGAACGGCTACCGCTACTACGACCAGGACGCACTGGTCAGGCTCCAGCGCATCCTGCTGCTGAGGGAGCTGGGGCTCCCGCTGCCGGCGATCAAGGACGTGCTGGAAGGCCAGCGGGACACCGCCGTGGCGCTCCGGGCCCATCTGCGCCTGCTGGAGCAGGAGCGGGAGCGCATCGGACGGCAGATCGCCTCGGTGCGGACCACTCTCCACAGGACCGAGGAAGGGGAGGATCTCATGGCCGAGGAAGTGTTCGACGGCTTCGACCACACGGTGTACGAGCAGGAGGTCGGCGAGCGGTGGGGCCGTGCGGCGTACGAGCGGGGTGACCGGTGGTGGCGGGGGCTGAGCCCCGCCGAGCGTGCCGCGTTCCAGCAGGCGCACGAGGCCATCGCCCGTGACTATGGCGCGGCGCGGGCCGCCGGCCTCGACGTGGCCGGCGACGAGGTGCAGGACATCGCGCGGCGGCACTGCGCGTGGCTGTCGGCGACCACGGAGGTCACCCGTTCGTACGTCACCGGGCTCGCCGGGATGTACGCCGCCGACCCGCGCTTCGCGAAGAACTACGATCGCCACGGGGACGGAACCGCCGTCTTCGTACGGGACGCACTGACGATCCACGCGCGGGACCGGCTCTCCGGCTGACCCCCGGAGGGGCGGGGCGGCGTCGCGCTCCTTCCTTCGGCCGATGAGCGGCCGCGTCACGGCGCGGCTCCGCCCGGCCGGGGCGGGGCGCGGTACCGTCCGCAGCCGTGGCCGGACCGGGCAGGAGTGCACAGGTGGGGAAGCGGGACGTACGGCAGGGACGTGCCGAGGGGAACGCGCGGGCCCGGAGGTTCGTGCGTCTGCTGCCCGTTCTGATGATCTGTGCCGGGCTCGTCTGCGACGTCACGACCCCGCCGGAGGTCTCCGCCGTGCCGCTCTTCGCCGCGGCACCGCTGATCGCGGCTCCCTTCTTCTCACTGGCATCCACGATCCGTACGGGTGTGGCCGCGATCCTCGTCGTCCTCGCCATCCGGGTCTCCGACGGCATGCTCACCGATGCCGCCCCCATCACGGACCTGCTCACCCTGGTCACCGTCGCCGCGCTCTCGCTCGTCATCAACCGGGTCGTGCAGCGTGGCAACGAGCAGCTGGCCTCGGCGCGGTTCATCGCGGAGACCGCGATGCGGGCGGTGCTCCCCGTGCCGGAGGCCCGGATCGGCGGCCTGCAGGTCGCGGCGCGCTACGAGGCGGCGCAGGCCGACGAGTTCGTCGGCGGCGACCTGTTTGCGGTCGCGGACACGCCCTACGGGGTGCGGCTGGTGGTCGGGGACGTGCGCGGCAAGGGCCTGGACGCGGTGGCGGCGGTGGCGGTCGTGATCGGCGCCTTCCGCGAGGCGGCCGAGCAGGAGCGCTCGCTGGAGGGTGTGGGCCAGCGGCTGGAGCGGGCGCTGGCACGGGAGGGCACGCGGCGGGGCGGACTGGACTCGATGGAGGGGTTCGTGACGGCCGTGCTCGCCGAGATCCCGGTGGGTGCCGACACGCTGCGGATCGTCAACCGGGGCCACCCCGAACCGCTCGTGCTCCATGCGG is drawn from Streptomyces sp. NBC_00178 and contains these coding sequences:
- a CDS encoding PP2C family protein-serine/threonine phosphatase yields the protein MGKRDVRQGRAEGNARARRFVRLLPVLMICAGLVCDVTTPPEVSAVPLFAAAPLIAAPFFSLASTIRTGVAAILVVLAIRVSDGMLTDAAPITDLLTLVTVAALSLVINRVVQRGNEQLASARFIAETAMRAVLPVPEARIGGLQVAARYEAAQADEFVGGDLFAVADTPYGVRLVVGDVRGKGLDAVAAVAVVIGAFREAAEQERSLEGVGQRLERALAREGTRRGGLDSMEGFVTAVLAEIPVGADTLRIVNRGHPEPLVLHADGALDVLRPTEPALPLGMGLDVWPDRADEWPLPAGATFLAFTDGLSEARDADGVFYDPAARLRGRIFPGPEELLSALTDDVRLHTGGRSTDDLALLAVGRPSRGQQERRRTVKIVGRDRE
- a CDS encoding MerR family transcriptional regulator, which gives rise to MEWSIQEIARRAGTTSRTLRHYGDLGLLVPSRTGANGYRYYDQDALVRLQRILLLRELGLPLPAIKDVLEGQRDTAVALRAHLRLLEQERERIGRQIASVRTTLHRTEEGEDLMAEEVFDGFDHTVYEQEVGERWGRAAYERGDRWWRGLSPAERAAFQQAHEAIARDYGAARAAGLDVAGDEVQDIARRHCAWLSATTEVTRSYVTGLAGMYAADPRFAKNYDRHGDGTAVFVRDALTIHARDRLSG
- a CDS encoding FAD-binding oxidoreductase; its protein translation is MDGTTLEAMRTALRGPVIGPDDPAYDEARTVYNAMIDRKPAALVRCHDTADVMAAVDFVREHGLDVAVMGGGHSGPGLGVVDGAVTIDLSPMDGVRVDPATQTAQADGGATLGEFDHATHAFGLAAPAGIMSTTGIGGLTLGGGHGYLTRKYGLTVDSLVSADVVLADGSFVSANPSEHADLFWALRGGGGNFGIVTSFDFELHPVDTVGVGITVWPLEHFQDVMRWYRDFLPQAPDDLYGFFASLTVPPGPPFPEEIHGQKMCGVVWSSTADPEGLEQTLAVVNEPAPPAFHFTAPMPYPALQTMFDALLPAGLQWYWRGDFFDKITDDAVDVHAAFAEKLPTGQSTMHLYPVDGAAGRVGSDDTAWAYRDAVWSGVIAGIDPDPANATALRDWAVGYWEALHPHSMGGAYVNFLGTGESPDRVRATYSGHYDRLAKVKQDYDPQNLFHANQNIEPAPPH